The Lemur catta isolate mLemCat1 chromosome 6, mLemCat1.pri, whole genome shotgun sequence sequence aatttttttccccctcgtATTGTCTTTGCCTCTTGTTTTCTTGATACCAGATTCTCCTTTCTCAGTTGCCACTTGCTCGAGTTAGAGTTGTTTGCAATGGCCGCCCTGCAGAAATCTGTGAGCTCCTTGCTCCTAGGGACTCTGGCCGccagctgcctccttctcctgGCCCTGTCGGTGCAGGGGGGAGCAGCCGCGCCCATCGGCTCCCACTGCAAGCTTGACAAGTCCAACTTCCAGCAGCCTTATATCGCCAACCGCACCTTCATGCTGGCTAAGGAGGTACTCATCTCGATCTCATTGCATCTACTTGTTCTTAAACTTTTCTTCAGAGCACCTCTAAGGTCTTTAGGAACCCATCATTTATGCCCACAGGTGGATAAATCTTCTAGGTCTCTTCAGAGACTCACTGGAGATTGGGTTTTTACCAAAACTCCTTTCTTCCATTTTGGCCTTTACAATGCATATGTTGAGCTTTATCCAAAGAGCAGCCATTCAGTAGCCcatctgattattttttctttctcccattgGGCATTATTCTAAACTCATGTGTGCATCTGAATTCTGTCTTTGGCCTTTATGAGGTTGctctggggagaggggctggagtaCATCTCCACTTACAGTGTTTGCTTCTATCTCCTCGATGTCCAGGCACTTAGCCTTTTCTTCTGTTCCAGGCTAGTTTGGCAGATAACAACACAGATGTCCGTCTCATTGGGGAGAAACTGTTCCGTGGAGTCAATGTAAGCTATAGCCATGATGAGCAGGCAGCGTGCCATTTGTGGTTCCTTGGAGTGGTGGTGATGCTGGTTTAGGTCTTCTGGAGGTCCCCTCATGTGACCCCTGCTGTTTCCCTTCCACCTGCAGGTGAGAGAGCGCTGCTATCTGATGAAGCAGGTGCTGAACTTTACCGTTGAAGAAGTGCTGCTCCCCCAGTCTGATAGGTTCCAGCCCTACATGCAGGAGGTGGTGCCCTTCCTGGCCAGGCTCAGCACCAAGCTAAGCCCATGCGTGAGTTCTTCCCTCGGCCCACGCCCACCCACCtgattccctccttcttcccttgaGATCAGGTTCCCCCAACCTTCACTTCTTCCCCCTACACCTATGCTGGCCGTAAGAACTGCCTCTGCAATGCCATTATTGGGAGGCATTTGGAGTCGCAGGGTGTTGGTTTTTGCTATAACTGAGTCACACCTTGAGTTTATGGTGGTGAATGGGCTCTGGAAGCCTCATTTGTTTGTTCCTAGAAAAAAAAGCAACTCAGCGTATGCAGGATGAGAAAGTTGTTGGGAGCTGTGAGGAAAAATGCCTAGCTGTGGAAAtggtggagaggagagaaagacaaagagagaaaagtgaaagagaaagaaggaaatgggaagGGTTAATGTCGGTGGTGGGTGGGAAGAGACTGCTGCTCCTTTGATGTCATGGGAAGTGACAAAATCAGAGGTGTGTGGAGTCAATGCCTCTGAATATTTGAAACCATGAAGAAAGGTTTGAGTGGAGTGAGGCAGAGTGAAAGCGACCTAGTATTTGCTGAGGCTGAGGAGGGCTTACTTTTCAAGTGAGGGGTTTTAGGTATGTTTCTTGTTCTGAACAAGCAATTTCGATGAGGGTTTTATTCCTGACAGAATTTGCATAAACCACCCTACTCTTTCCACAAGTGCAGACCTCAGTAGGATTTCTCAAAGATGAAGACAGGTCCCCTGTAAGGGAAGTGACTGGATTTTGGTGTCCCAGGGAATTCAAGAGCTTGGGAAATCTAGGTCACTGGTGAAATCTAGGTCATTGTGGGCAAAATTGCTAAGAGCTTTAATTTCAGGTGCGTTCGTAACATAACTCAGATGGGCCCTGAGGTTCATGAAGCTTCAGCACAACAACGTTAAACTAGTtactcttgtttttattttgtagcaCATTGAGGGTGATGACCAGCATATCCAGAGGAATGTACAACAGCTGAAAGACACAGTGAAAAAGGTATACTGagaactattaaataaatattaatgctaAGTCATTCAATAGGAAAGAcgaatgtttttctttcctttcctttctttttattcctcccACTTTGTGATGTTTCACTTGATTCTCCTACCATTGGGTTGATTACTTAGGTGCATGTGTATGTAGATGTGTCTACATATCTATAAATCAATTTCCACATTTTGGAAATCATAGAATTCTAGAACTAGCCGGGAACTTAGGTCATCTAATCACATTACCCCACCGTCTGGGGATGGCCGGTGGCAGAGCTAGGGCTAGAATGCAGGTCTCCTGAATCCCAGGCCTCTACTTTTTCCAGCAGTAATACATATTAATTTTGGTATTACTAATTATTAGGCAAATTTCAGATCCCTATTGACTCATGTTAATCTGAAGAAGCACTTgttcaaaaacagaaaagtgcCTGGGGATGAATTTATTTGAACTGATTTTTGAAGCCTTTAATTTGATACTTTAAAACTAGGAGAAATAAActcagaacaacaacaaaagagctGGACTTGCATATAGGGTGAACTTCTGGAATGACTGATACTTATATTTAATCATCATGATATAATACCCAATGGCTATTGAATTTAGTTTAAAAGCAAGAGCAATCACTGACTTCTTTTACACAGTGTCAGATagagtgaaaatattaataatgtttttgTTATAGTGAAGTGGAGTCTGAATTGTTaatcttcttctcttcttttctcccttcatcTTCCTCTCTAATTTCCGCCTTCTCTCCCTCAACAAATCCTTAGTGGGCATCTGTTTATTGTAAACTAGGGTACATTTCTACAGTGAATGATACCATTATGTGGCCTATCTGGTGGAAAGAACAACAGTGGAAGGCTCAGACTAGCAATTGTGACTCACCCCAAAACCAGAGGAATGATTAATAGCAGTGAAAGTGATGCTCTTGCAAGCAGGTGCAATGAAATACTCAAACACAAAGGCTCTTGTTCATTGAAGGAATTTTCAGTAACAAGCTTAACCTCATTTCCTGCttttttatatcttgattttttaaaaaagtgtttcttCCTTGGCATAATTTAATGAACGCGACCATTTCTTCCTTTGATAATTGAAggctttggattttttttttttattgtgaagttcAATTTCCTTGTTATAGAACTATTACCTAGAGGCGCAGGGCTGGATGTTAGCATGCCATAGACAAGATGTGCTTTGCACTTCTTTACAAGATTCCTGATGTCAGCTTACTTTGTTGTCTTTAGAAAAgtaaagagtgagagagaaaaatctcATGGTGATCTGTGTGGGAAGACAgagatttttaaagtctttaatccGTGTTGAGAGAATCCACTGTCATGTTTGCGATGGGTTGCCACGTGGAAGAGTGATGACGCTTTTTTCTCTGTAGGACAGGCAAGAGAGGGATGTTATTCAGAGGCAGCTCCGCAGGAGGAAGCATTGGCTGAGCTGTCTGAAGCAGGAGGGCAGTCTTGGGAGGTGTGAGTTCCCTGTGGCTGTAGCAGAATACACGACAGACAATAGGGCAACATAAGCCTTAAAATTCTTTAGAGTCTTGGGAGTCATTGAgagatataaaaaaatcttttccacaTTATGTTAAGAGAACAGAAAGGTGGGAGTGTGGaagaaagcaggaagagaaaggagaacaaCGCACTGCATAGAAGATGATGATGACAGGATTTTTCCTGAAATAATGCCAATGTAATAGATTAGATGAATTTCAGTGGGTGATGATTTGGGCTTGTATGTGGGTTTTCTCTCCCACTGAGTTTGAGAGCCTCCGCTGTGAACTActtggaaggaggagaaaaaatgaaGGTTTGGAGTTTATCTGGCGTTCTATTAATTAAAGCAAGTGGAAAGGActtaatttggtatttttctcacAAAAGTGAcaatctgttcttttttcctcttttgttgaAAACGTGGGAACAGAAAAAGCCCCAATGTATCGGTAATTATATGGTTCAAGCCTACGTGAGCTGAGTTGCTGTAAATAATTGCTCATAGTCATGGGGCTATGAAGCCCTAATGGGTGGCACTTGGGACCCCCCAGATCCTAGCATTGCTTCAATCCGCTTGCTCTAGTTAGGGAGGGTGGTCAACGCTCCGCCCAGCCGTTAAACAGCTTCATTAGTCTGAGGTACACCTGAGACTGATGCCTGCAGGTGCCCAGGTAGCCATCGTTTTAAGGTCTTTGGCAAAATCATATTATACTCTTGCTAAAAGGATATTATTAATCTTTCGCAAATGGCTAAAACTGGGTTTCTCTCTCTAGTAACCTTATTAtgccatttctcttctttataaaacaCATTATAAATGCTCAAATTCTTTTGTGTCCTTATTTTCACAGCTTGGAGAGAGTGGAGAGATCAAAGCAATTGGAGAACTGGATTTGCTGTTCATGGCCCTGAGAAATGCCTGCATTTGACCAGAGCACAGCGGGAAAATGAATAACTGAAACTTCTTGCCTGTTAGAAATCACAATAAGATCCCTGAAGGGTTTTttttaccaaaaggaaaatggGAAGCCAAACTCCACCATCATGAGTGGATTCCAAATAAGCCCCTGCTTACCTTAAAAAGGAAACTGATGTCACTTCTGTTTATGAGACCAGAAGGTAGACCTTCTAagtataaagatatttataacattttattgtacCTAGTGTTTGatgcacagaaaataatttattttttaagcaattgTCTATTTCCATAAAAAAGATTACCTCCCATTCCTTTcgggggaaaaaaacctaaataactTCATGCTTTTATAATCAATaccttatatttataaatttatttattgttataagtactcattttatttatgctattttattaatatagatttatttatagaaacattATTTGATATTGCTACTTGAGTATAAgtctaatgttaatatttataacaataaTTATGGAGCTATAACATGTTTATTTGACCTCAATAAACACTTCGATATCCTAAGTCTTGtagctttgtgatttttctccttcgatatcatcatcatcatcttcattgtCATGTAATCATTCCCATGACTTTATTCTTGACTCTAAGCCAATGAGGTAGCTATTAGTAttatcctattttataaatgagaaaactgaattaGAGACATGTTAAGAAACCTTTTATAGCTATAATTTGTTGACCACTATTGAGTCAAGCCTATCTGATTTCGAGGCTCTCTGCTATGCTGCCTATACTGATTTATTAGATTGGTTCAGCACACATgtaattctgaaagaaaaaaaggtaagaaattgaaaagaatcCATCTGCATCATTAGCAGtttatgaataaaagaaaggagaGTATTGCTGGGGAGAAATACATGTGGCCTCTCTATCGCTGTACATGAACTATTTTAGTTTCAGTTCAAGCCTATTAGAAAGTGCATTTTCCAGTCTTCCTGTAAGTAAGGCAATAGAATATCAGGGAAGCTGTGTTTCGGGAGTCTTTCTTATGAGATGAGTTTAGCACTGATAGAAAAGTCTTATAGGTGGAAGATGGCAAaatatgaaacacacacacacatacacacacagagggaaagtTGTACATCTTTAAAATCTGTACAGTGctaaagagaagagagagcagaGGTAAAGGCTGGATTTGTTCTACTGAGAAACATGAACAAAAGGATGCCAGCACTGAAGGCCCATTCCTTGCGGGGAAGGGATTTCGAGAGATTGTAAAAGTCTTTTCATAGAAGTTCAAAGTCAATGATCAGAAGAAGTCAGTGGTCAGCTGTTTAAAGTGTTTCCTTCTCCAATCAGAAGCCATGGCTTTATTCTGCAGGTCACTCACCAGTTGTTTGCCAAGTTCCTACAGGATTAGGTCACGCCTAGTGGTGAGAGGTGAGAACACATGTGAAACTGCAGGTTCATGCACGGATAAAGTGGAGTCGATATTATACTCTCGGGTTTGGTCTCTAAGTGCTGAGAGGTACCAACGTTGAGTTCCAGGAtgatagaattattatttctggGGTTAGCTGGGGTTTAGGACTCTTTCCTGTCTTCTTCCAAATGTGTCTCAATGTAATGACTTAAGCAAAATTTGATATTGTACTTGTTTTTGGCCAATCTTCTAGAAATTGAGCCATAAAGTGGAAGACTACCCCTAAAATTGGAAGATTTTTCTAAGAGACATTATAGGTTTTCCATCATGTCAGATATATTTCAGAAGCAGGTAGAGTCAGCCTTGGGTTCTTCCCCAACCCTGTACACTGAATGTGTCAGAAATCCCCTCCGCTTTAACTCCAAAATATTGGCTTAATCTGATCAATTCTCATTCCCTCAATGGCTAAAGCCAACCCAAGCCACTGTCCTCTTTCTTCAGAATTACCATAATATTGTTTCAAAACATCCTCCTACTGTCTGTTTTTAACTCAGGAGCCAAAGttaacttaaaaatcaaaaacattagGTTGGGCACTTCCCTGCTT is a genomic window containing:
- the IL22 gene encoding interleukin-22, producing the protein MAALQKSVSSLLLGTLAASCLLLLALSVQGGAAAPIGSHCKLDKSNFQQPYIANRTFMLAKEASLADNNTDVRLIGEKLFRGVNVRERCYLMKQVLNFTVEEVLLPQSDRFQPYMQEVVPFLARLSTKLSPCHIEGDDQHIQRNVQQLKDTVKKLGESGEIKAIGELDLLFMALRNACI